A single region of the Chloroflexota bacterium genome encodes:
- the rph gene encoding ribonuclease PH, whose amino-acid sequence MKRADGRAYNELRPVSIAPGFLLYAEGSALIELGKTQVLCSVSVEDRVPNFLKNSGTGWITAEYAMLPRATVTRTPRDSSMGRVGGRNQEIQRFIGRSLRAVADLSALGERTLIVDCDVLQADGGTRTAAVTGAYVALHKSLHNLANMGIISSVPLKSAVAATSVGIVRNNMMLDLCYDEDANASVDFNVVMTNKGEFVEVQGTAEGKPFSRKTIEELISLAETGIQQLFQIQQIALEKHK is encoded by the coding sequence GTGAAGAGAGCCGATGGACGTGCCTATAACGAGCTCCGGCCGGTAAGCATCGCGCCCGGTTTTTTACTCTATGCCGAGGGCTCGGCGCTTATCGAGCTGGGAAAGACCCAGGTGCTGTGCTCGGTCAGCGTGGAGGACCGTGTACCCAACTTCCTTAAAAACAGCGGGACGGGGTGGATAACCGCGGAGTATGCCATGCTGCCCCGGGCCACGGTGACCCGCACCCCGCGCGATTCTTCAATGGGGAGGGTAGGAGGCAGGAATCAGGAAATTCAGCGCTTCATCGGGCGCTCATTAAGGGCAGTGGCCGACCTCTCTGCTCTCGGCGAACGGACTTTGATTGTCGATTGCGATGTCCTTCAGGCTGACGGTGGCACGAGAACCGCCGCCGTTACCGGTGCCTACGTTGCGCTTCACAAATCTCTCCATAACCTTGCCAACATGGGAATCATCTCTTCGGTGCCGCTCAAGAGTGCGGTGGCGGCAACCAGCGTTGGCATCGTGCGCAATAATATGATGCTGGACCTGTGCTATGACGAGGACGCTAATGCCTCGGTTGACTTCAACGTGGTTATGACCAACAAAGGTGAGTTCGTCGAGGTACAGGGCACCGCCGAGGGCAAGCCGTTCTCAAGAAAGACTATTGAGGAATTGATTTCCCTGGCTGAGACGGGGATTCAACAGCTCTTCCAGATTCAGCAAATTGCCCTCGAGAAACATAAGTAA
- the proB gene encoding glutamate 5-kinase, which produces MGGNNGTDSKSIDQCCQRMVVKLGTSLLTGGSDRLDRAMMSRLVAQVAQLHQQGVEMLVVSSGAMAAGRHRLNLTRKIKNIPFKQVLCSVGQSHLMHIYEELFSRYNIPVAQALLTKADLSDRSGYLNARNTLLALLQLRVICIVNENDVVAVDELDEAKFGDNDNLSAMVANLVDADLLLLLTDTAGLHTADPRHDPGARLISEVERIDGEIERLADKAGALGIGGMVTKIEAAKLATASGVTVIIADGREPDIILRLARGEKVGTRFLPTTAKLESRKRWMLSGLCISGKLVVDAGAATALKKQNRSLLAAGIKEAKGDFDRGDLVDIYDAEGLHLGCGLVNYSSSEVELIKGTHSGKIATLLGTDFGPEVVHRDNLAVL; this is translated from the coding sequence ATGGGCGGAAATAACGGAACGGATTCAAAATCGATTGACCAATGCTGTCAACGGATGGTGGTCAAACTCGGCACCAGTCTGCTCACCGGCGGCAGTGACCGTTTGGACCGTGCTATGATGTCCCGGCTGGTCGCTCAGGTGGCACAGTTGCACCAGCAAGGGGTGGAAATGCTCGTTGTTTCTTCGGGGGCCATGGCGGCCGGTCGCCACCGCCTCAACTTGACGCGAAAGATCAAAAACATTCCCTTCAAACAGGTGCTCTGCTCTGTGGGCCAGAGCCACCTTATGCATATCTATGAGGAGCTTTTCAGCCGGTATAATATCCCTGTGGCCCAGGCACTGCTCACCAAAGCTGACCTCTCCGACCGCTCCGGATACCTCAATGCCCGCAACACACTGCTCGCCCTGCTCCAGCTCAGGGTGATTTGCATTGTCAACGAAAACGACGTCGTGGCGGTCGATGAGCTGGATGAGGCCAAGTTCGGGGACAATGATAACCTCTCAGCTATGGTAGCCAATCTGGTCGACGCCGACCTTTTACTGCTGCTAACGGACACCGCCGGCCTGCACACCGCCGACCCGCGGCACGACCCCGGTGCCCGGTTAATCTCCGAGGTAGAGCGCATCGATGGTGAGATTGAACGCCTGGCTGATAAGGCCGGGGCGCTGGGCATCGGCGGGATGGTCACCAAAATTGAAGCCGCCAAGTTGGCCACTGCCTCCGGTGTAACCGTGATTATTGCCGACGGCAGGGAACCGGATATTATCTTGAGGCTGGCTCGAGGGGAAAAAGTTGGCACCCGCTTTTTACCGACCACTGCCAAACTTGAGAGTCGGAAGCGCTGGATGTTGAGTGGCCTGTGCATTAGCGGTAAACTGGTGGTGGATGCCGGGGCCGCTACAGCGCTGAAGAAGCAAAATCGTAGTCTGCTCGCCGCCGGCATCAAGGAAGCCAAAGGCGACTTCGACCGCGGTGACCTGGTCGATATCTATGACGCCGAGGGCCTGCACCTCGGCTGCGGTCTGGTTAATTACAGTTCCAGCGAGGTCGAGCTCATTAAAGGTACTCATTCCGGAAAAATTGCCACGCTGCTCGGTACTGACTTCGGGCCAGAAGTGGTGCACCGGGATAACCTAGCTGTTCTTTAG
- a CDS encoding restriction endonuclease, translating to MKTNVLYFGDNLEILRNREYFPDECVDLIYLDPPFNSKKDYNILFKENSGIESEAQIKAFTDTWHWTQSAENTYHDIVVNGPLNVGKLIGALHDTIGHNDVMAYLVMMTARLIELHRVLRPTGSLYLHCDPTASHYLKLVLDQIFGVVNFKNEIVWKRTSAHSDPGRYGANIDILLFYTKGERWIWNQVFRPHEQEYIARFRNKDQDGRLWSDYDLTAKGLSGGGYEYEYKGVKSLWRCPIETMKQLNAEGRLHFTKAGGIRLKRYLDDTKGTVLQCLWEDIPPINSQAKERLGYDTQKPLALLERIIKASSNEGDIVLDPFCGCGTALVAAQKLKRRWIGIDITHLAVNLMRNRLKDTFGIKAEVIGEPVDLAGAKALAHQTDRYQFQWWALGLIGARPLGEKKKGADKGIDGIIQFIDGTDSSVKRVIVQVKSGHVGVNAIRELKAVAANEAIGVFITLDSPTEPMKVEAIDAGFYHSPIWKKDYPKIQILTVEELLKGKTVDMPPQEQTSVTYTRAKRISIPEGEQLSLED from the coding sequence ATGAAGACAAACGTTCTTTACTTCGGTGATAATCTTGAAATCCTGCGTAATCGGGAATATTTCCCAGACGAATGTGTTGACCTGATATACCTTGACCCTCCTTTTAACAGCAAAAAAGATTACAATATTTTATTCAAGGAAAACAGCGGCATTGAGTCTGAAGCACAGATTAAAGCCTTCACCGATACCTGGCACTGGACACAGTCAGCAGAAAACACCTATCACGATATTGTGGTTAACGGCCCGCTTAATGTGGGAAAGCTCATCGGTGCACTTCATGACACCATCGGTCATAATGACGTTATGGCTTATCTGGTGATGATGACAGCGCGTCTGATTGAGTTACACCGCGTTTTAAGACCTACTGGCTCTCTTTACCTCCACTGCGACCCAACCGCCAGCCATTACCTTAAATTAGTACTTGACCAGATATTTGGGGTAGTTAATTTTAAAAATGAGATTGTATGGAAGCGTACAAGTGCTCATAGCGACCCAGGTCGATACGGAGCAAACATTGACATCCTCCTATTTTATACAAAAGGTGAAAGGTGGATATGGAACCAAGTTTTCCGCCCACATGAACAAGAGTATATAGCAAGATTTCGCAACAAAGACCAAGACGGAAGGTTATGGAGTGATTACGACCTTACCGCCAAGGGGCTGTCAGGTGGCGGTTATGAATACGAATACAAGGGTGTTAAGTCTCTATGGCGATGTCCAATTGAGACAATGAAACAACTAAATGCTGAGGGAAGATTACATTTTACTAAAGCGGGAGGAATACGACTTAAGCGTTATTTAGATGACACTAAGGGCACTGTTCTTCAATGCTTGTGGGAAGATATTCCACCTATAAACTCCCAAGCAAAAGAGCGACTCGGCTATGATACACAAAAGCCTCTTGCTCTGCTTGAACGCATAATAAAAGCCAGCTCAAATGAAGGTGATATTGTCCTTGACCCCTTCTGTGGATGTGGCACAGCGCTGGTAGCCGCTCAGAAGCTAAAAAGACGCTGGATAGGAATTGACATTACCCATCTAGCTGTTAACTTGATGCGAAACCGCCTTAAAGATACTTTTGGTATTAAAGCCGAGGTTATTGGTGAGCCTGTGGACCTGGCTGGGGCTAAAGCATTAGCTCATCAGACGGACAGGTATCAGTTCCAGTGGTGGGCACTTGGCCTTATTGGAGCGAGGCCGTTAGGCGAGAAAAAGAAAGGTGCTGATAAAGGTATTGATGGTATCATACAATTCATTGATGGCACTGACAGCAGTGTAAAACGGGTAATTGTTCAGGTAAAGAGCGGGCACGTGGGAGTGAACGCCATTCGTGAATTAAAAGCTGTTGCCGCCAATGAAGCCATCGGTGTTTTTATCACGCTTGATTCTCCTACTGAACCGATGAAGGTTGAAGCTATAGATGCAGGCTTTTATCACTCCCCAATATGGAAAAAGGATTATCCCAAAATACAGATACTAACGGTAGAGGAACTACTGAAAGGTAAAACAGTTGATATGCCACCGCAGGAGCAGACGAGCGTTACCTATACCAGAGCAAAAAGAATTTCAATACCAGAAGGCGAACAGCTTTCTCTAGAGGACTAA
- a CDS encoding RNA methyltransferase, which produces MPDDRTIVLKPIKWYKNLATRKGRLEAEAFLIEGDRTIKQIISSNPDDIIEIVSTEELSPFYHKYSKRLVTDSQLRSICSTKTPQGIIAVVRLPLDTYSDQLPDNFGAKILLLEDVQDPGNVGTLIRTAVAFDFSGVILTEKCADPLSPKCVQSTVGTVLSLWIRRTSRYLELVEKLKHNGYSLVAADLGGAENPSVLQCQNKLLLALGNEASGLSDSVLNVSNHRLRVPTIRGKAESLNVAACGAICMYLSYHKY; this is translated from the coding sequence ATGCCCGATGACAGAACCATTGTGCTAAAGCCTATCAAATGGTACAAGAATCTTGCCACAAGAAAGGGGCGGCTTGAAGCCGAAGCATTTCTCATCGAAGGGGACAGGACCATCAAACAGATAATCAGTAGTAATCCAGATGATATAATTGAAATTGTATCCACAGAGGAACTATCTCCCTTTTACCATAAATACTCTAAGCGCCTTGTCACTGATAGCCAGTTACGCTCGATCTGCTCCACAAAGACGCCTCAGGGAATCATTGCTGTCGTCCGTCTACCCCTGGATACGTACTCTGACCAACTGCCAGACAACTTCGGTGCTAAAATCCTACTGCTTGAAGATGTTCAAGACCCGGGAAATGTGGGTACTCTCATCCGCACTGCCGTAGCCTTTGATTTTTCTGGGGTTATCCTGACAGAAAAATGCGCCGACCCCCTATCTCCAAAATGTGTTCAGTCAACTGTTGGTACAGTGTTATCTTTATGGATCAGAAGAACCTCCCGTTATCTGGAGCTTGTAGAGAAATTGAAACATAATGGATACTCCCTCGTAGCTGCAGATCTCGGTGGCGCGGAAAACCCTTCGGTTCTTCAATGCCAGAATAAGCTCCTGCTTGCATTGGGCAACGAGGCATCTGGCCTTTCGGACTCAGTGCTGAACGTGTCCAATCATAGATTAAGAGTACCCACAATCCGGGGGAAAGCAGAATCGCTGAATGTAGCGGCTTGCGGTGCAATCTGCATGTATCTGAGCTATCATAAATATTGA
- a CDS encoding glutamate-5-semialdehyde dehydrogenase, producing MNSAIAELEAKGRAVKEASKRLAYLSTDIKNRALNNISRDLLARKDEILAANREDYKEAEASGMSAHMLDRLMLNESRLEAIASDVLNVAALPDPVGEVFDMRTQPNGLQIGKKRVPLGVIGAIYESRPNVTIDISSLCLKSGNAVLLRGGKEAIRSNSALASVVQDASLNAGMPDGTVQFVENTDRALVDHMLTMNDVIDLIIPRGGAGLIRSVAEKACMPAVTGGIGVCHTYVDKSADVDKAVAIAYNAKVQRPTVCNALDTLLVHAGVAGYYLPLIAAELAKAGVEMHCDERALAVLKTQSGLKLVPAVDEDWGKEFLSLIAAIKVVDSLDEALEHIERYGSGHSEAIVTEDYSAAMRFLNEVDAACVYANASTRFTDGAQFGLGAEVGISTQKFHARGPLGLKELTTYKWIIYGSGQVRP from the coding sequence ATGAACTCAGCCATTGCGGAACTGGAAGCCAAGGGAAGAGCCGTCAAGGAAGCCTCAAAACGCCTGGCCTACCTCTCCACGGACATCAAGAACAGGGCGTTAAATAATATAAGCCGCGACCTGCTGGCCAGAAAAGACGAGATACTGGCAGCCAACAGAGAGGACTATAAAGAGGCGGAGGCATCAGGTATGAGCGCTCATATGCTCGACCGCCTGATGCTGAACGAGAGCCGTCTTGAGGCAATCGCCAGCGACGTGCTCAACGTGGCGGCACTGCCCGACCCCGTCGGTGAGGTTTTCGATATGCGCACCCAGCCCAACGGGCTGCAGATCGGGAAGAAACGGGTGCCGCTGGGTGTCATCGGGGCCATTTACGAGAGCCGCCCCAATGTGACCATTGATATCTCCTCGCTTTGCCTGAAGTCCGGCAACGCGGTGCTCCTCAGGGGAGGCAAAGAGGCCATCCGCTCCAACAGCGCCCTGGCCAGTGTGGTGCAGGACGCCTCGTTAAATGCCGGAATGCCCGACGGTACCGTCCAGTTCGTGGAAAACACCGACCGGGCCCTCGTCGACCATATGCTGACGATGAACGATGTCATCGATTTGATTATACCGCGGGGTGGTGCCGGACTCATCCGCTCCGTGGCGGAAAAGGCCTGCATGCCGGCGGTTACCGGCGGGATAGGCGTCTGCCATACCTACGTTGACAAAAGCGCCGACGTGGACAAGGCTGTCGCCATTGCCTACAACGCCAAGGTGCAGCGGCCAACGGTCTGCAACGCTCTGGACACGCTGCTGGTGCACGCTGGCGTCGCCGGGTACTACCTGCCCTTGATTGCCGCCGAACTGGCCAAAGCCGGCGTAGAGATGCACTGCGACGAACGTGCCCTGGCGGTGCTGAAAACACAATCCGGACTGAAGCTCGTTCCGGCAGTGGATGAGGACTGGGGCAAAGAATTTCTGTCTCTGATAGCCGCCATCAAGGTAGTTGATTCTCTCGATGAGGCGCTGGAGCATATTGAACGTTATGGCTCCGGTCACTCCGAAGCCATTGTGACCGAGGATTATTCCGCAGCCATGCGCTTTCTCAATGAAGTTGATGCCGCCTGCGTCTACGCTAATGCCAGCACCCGTTTCACCGATGGGGCACAGTTCGGTCTGGGGGCAGAGGTTGGCATCAGCACTCAGAAATTTCACGCCCGTGGACCCCTGGGACTGAAAGAGCTGACCACATATAAGTGGATTATCTACGGCAGCGGTCAGGTAAGACCATAG